One Antedon mediterranea chromosome 1, ecAntMedi1.1, whole genome shotgun sequence genomic window, ttgttttatgtatttatatgaGGGCCCCTTGAATTATGGTCATTATGCATACTGTATGCTAGGTTCACcatttaacaaaaaacaaataaaacatttgaaataattatatataaaaggTAGTGCACTATTTAAATGTGATATCTCATTGTAAATCTTATTGAACACAGATCTTCAATTAAATAATGCATGTTATTGTTATGCCTACTACCAGGAGAGACTACCCTGGCCAGTAGCTAGTATAGTAGAAGGCAGGCTATTGCTCTACTctagtctagtagtagtaggaaaTAGATAGGCAAGGTTGCAGTTAGCTaggttaggcctattttttttttatttaatcatattattattattatgaatcaaCCTATGTACTGTAACAgatcaattaataataacaaatgatGAACccattttttaaagcaaaatataaaaaaaggacaaaattagtagtactactagctaggcctaggctagaactagtagtagtagcagtagtaggaGTCTGCCTATAATCCtcctatatataattataaatataggcctTGTAGTTAGCTAGTTATTAGGCTAGTCTAGATCTAAAGAGTGGACAGTAGTTACTACtggaactaggcctaggctaggtaacAGGCCATAGTTTTAGTGAAACTAGTGTAGGACTAGAATAGTGGGTGGgaatactaggcctagatagtagtTGCGCCTAGGCTAGTCTAGGTAGGCCCAGCTAGAGAGAggtagactaggcctagctagtccaacaaggtaggcctacctagcctttaggctaggctagctaggcctgaAGTTCGCcttaaaattcaaataaatttacacaAGACTCAGGGTCTTCTTTAAATATTCAAGACTTACTTTGTTTtccaataatttcatttatgcTTCTGGTTTAATGGCAAAATTAGTTGTTTTATGTTACTATTTATTCATCAGGCATCTGTCACACGTGTTACACGTACTGTGTGTGCAGAACCTATAATCTGACCTCTAGTTGAACTTGTGCAGGGTAAATTATACCCTGGACGCGTAGTACGCGAATGTAATGCTAGCGTGTTTAGAACAAGTTTAGAAGGAAACATCATGGACCACCTAGCTGCTGTAATTTTCCGTGGCTTAATCCAGGACTATTTAGTCCAGGTTTCATGAATACCATATCAAGGATAGTCCAGGATTATCCTTAGTCCTGGACTAGATAGTCCAGGACTAAggatagtccaggactaaagatAGTCCCTTTTCATGAATACCAGCCCTAAGTgttaagaatagcttgaaatcgcaattggagacattttagaccattttgtgtatttcgaaaaaactcgttaacataaaaacaccaaagtgcttagaattgcttcaaatcgcatttggagacgttttagaccattttgtgattttctaaaaaagttgttaacataaaaacatcaaagtgcttaaaatcacattagaaaccgttttagaccattttgagcatttcgataaaacttttcacacaaaaacatcaaagagcacaaaatagcttaatatcgtattttaaaacgtttttgaccattttgagcatttcgacaaaaattattcacacaaaacagcaaagtgtacagaatagcttcaaatcgcatttggagacgttttagaccattttgtgattttcaaaaaaacctgttaacataaaaacacaaaagtgcttagaatagcttcaaatcgcatttggagacgttttagaccattttgtgattttcgaaaaaacttgttaacataaaaacacaaaagtgcttagaatagcttcaaatcgcatttggagacgttttagaccattttgtgattttcgaaaaaaattgttaacataaaaacaccaaattgcttagaatatcttcaaatcgcatttggagacgtttaagaccattttgtgattttcgaaaaaacttgttaacataaaaacaccaaagtgcttataatagcttaaaatcgcatttggagacgttttagaccattaggttgtagcagacctaccacatagctattaaacaattcaacatttacttttaatttgattatttgtacatcctctatatatctctttatttaacctcacattgacaggttaccttcctgttaccttcacttttctagctaatggattttaagaatgttaatgactctaacagaaaaccacattaattctcttaatcctaattggtcagatgagatGGGCCAAGCCCAATATTACCATGCACTGACCACATTATTAACACACTCTTTTCTCAACCAGCATCTTAGCTACACCGTTTATTGCTCTGTCTTatcaaatactgtatacatttagtagttgttttgttttaccgTTGCGCCGACAATTACTAAAGTGGTGACCCTCGACTTTCTTATACCGAATTTAACTTAAAATGGAAGGACAACAGCAACAACGACAGCTACCGCAACCTCCAGCACAACCCCAGCACCAGGAACAACCTGTGGTGCCCGCTCCTGACGCAGCAACCGTCAACAGGCCAATTTCTTCGGTAGCGTTGAAACTGCCTCCATACTGGCCCAATGATCCGATATTGTGGTTCACCCAAGTGGAAGCACAGTTCACAACGCGTGGGATTACAGTAGATGCTACAAAATACGCTTACTTAGTCGGATCATTGCAACCTGAAATTGCGCAGGAAGTTCGGGATCTACTTCTCAACCCGCCTACTGATAACAGGTATGTGAACTTGAAAGATACCTTAATACGTCGGACAACTGACTCCGACCAACAGCGCCTCCGCCAACTCCTGACGGCCGAGGAGTTGGGGGATAGGAAACCGTCGCAATTATACCGACGGATGTTACAACTCTTAGGCGACAGGCCACTTGAATCTTCAATTATGAAACAACTATTCTTAAGTCGCCTCCCAACTAATGTACAGCTTATCCTAGCTTCAACCAAGGATGAGTTGGACCTGGGAAGCTTGACATCATTGGCTGACAAAATTATTGAAGTATCTGTAACTGCAACTGCGCCAACAAGTGTATCGGCAGTACACACGGACAATACACCCTCCTTGTCTGCGACCCTTGAAAACCTGCAAAAACAGATTCAACAACTGTCGACGCAAGTTAATTCCTTGCAATCTGACCGACGGCACAACAGATATCAAAGTCGCAGCACAAGTCGACATCGAAATCGATCGAGTGGTAGGCATTCATCTCCTGCTCAACCTAACAGTACCAATCGCTCAGCTCAACATTCAAACAACACTCCTCAACTCTGTTGGTACCATGAAAAATTTGGAGTAAATGCTCGAAAATGCAATCCGCCGTGTTCGGAAAACTCCAACGCCGACAACTAAATGCGACGAATGTTGCTGGCCGTCAAATCGTAAGTCgccttttctttattgttaATCAATTATCCAAACAACGTTTCCTCATAGACACTGGGGCAGAAGTTAGCGTTGTTCCACCTACTCGCCATGAGCGTCTACATAGGCGACAAGAGTGTACTTTGACTGCCGCAAATAATACATCTATCAACACTTATGGACATCGCTCTGTAACCTTAGACTTAGGTTTGAGACGAACATCTCAATGGTTATTTGTTGTCGCAGACGTCACACACCCCATCATAGGGGCTGATTTTTTAAGACATTTTGGACTGTTAGTCGATATGAATAATCGACGACTCATTGACACTACCACCAACCTGAGTATTCAAGGTGTCGCCTCCAAAACTTCGCCTCTCGGTCTTATATTTACCACCCTTGAGGCTAAGTCCAATTGGGACTACATTCTTACAAAATTCCCAAACATTACACGCCCTTGTTATCAGGAAGCGTCGCTAAAACACGATGTGACACATCATATTCAGACCCATGGTCCACCAATTTCGTCACATCCTCGACGGCTCGCACATGACCGCTGCAAAACAGCCAGACATGAATTTGAACACATGATGCAGCTTGGAATTATACGCCCCTCTAAAAGTAACTGGGCATCACCTTTACATATGGTGCCTAAGAAAACTCCTGGGGATTGGCGTCCCTGTGGGGATTATCGAGCATTGAACAATGCTACTGTTGCAGATCGGTATCCTATCCCGTACATGCACGATTTTACAGCATCTCTGCACGGATCCACTATATTTTCTAAGATTGATCTCGTCCGAGCTTACCATCAGATACCAGTTGAACCTGCTGATGTTCATAAAACAGCAATTACTACACCATTTGGACTTTTTGAATTTGTTAGAATGCCATTTGGCCTCCGCAATGCCGCTCAAACTTTTCAACGTTTTATTGATCAGGTAACGCGTGGATTGGATTTTTGCTACGCTTATATCGACGACCTGCTTGTTGCCAGTTCCAACGCCGAGGAACACGAAACTCATCTTCATCAACTATTCACACGTCTTAATGAGTATGGCGTTGTTCTCAACCCAGCGAAATGCCAATTTGGAGTTTCGTCACTCGAGTTTCTTGGACATCATGTTGATTCGCAAGGTGTCCGACCACTTAAAGTAAAGGTCGAAGCGATACAAAACTTTCCACAACCAACTTCTTTACGCAAACTACGTGAATTCCTTGGACTTATTAACTTTTATAGGCGATTTATACCGCAGTGTGCCCAGATTTTACAACCTGTCACAGCTCTACTTGTTGGGGCAGGTAAGAAACAGGATCTGGTATGGACCGACGCAGCTTTATTgggatttaataatattaaagtcgCCCTCGCAAGTGCTACACTTCTCACCCATCCGCAGCCAGATGCACCTTTAAGTATCATGGTTGACGCTTCGGATGTGGCCATAGGGGGTATACTACAACAATGCATTGACAACAATTGGCAAcctatttcatttttctcaCAGAAGTTGAAACCAGCGCAGACGCGATACAGCACATTTGGTCGTGAACTTTTGGCGGCATACCTTTCAGTTAAACATTTTCGTCATTCACTTGAAGGACgctcatttcatatttttactgaCCATAAGCCACTTGTGTATGCTTTACTCGCCAAACCAAATCGTCACTCGCCACGCGAAATCCGTCATCTCGATTTCATATCTCAATTCACAACGGACATACGCCATGTGAGTGGAAAAGCTAATGCAGCAGCTGATGCATTGTCGCGAATCGAACTTAATACTTTCAGTCACAACACAACTACCATTGTTGATTTTAGTCTTATCGCTGCTGCACAAAAGAATGACGATGAATTGCACAAGCTACTTGAATCACCGTTTTCACTACAATTTCAAAACTTTCCAATTCCAACTTCTGACTCTACAATTCTTTGTGATATTTCCAAAGGCAATCCACGTCCATATATCCCACAAGAATTCAGACGCATAATATTTGACACTCTACATTCGCTATCACATCCTGGTATACGAGCAACACAACGTTTAATTACTGACCGTTTCGTATGGCCAGCAATCAATCGTGATGTACGACGATGGTCTCAAACATGCATTCAATGTCAACGTTCCAAAGTACACCGGCACACCGTTTCGCCACTCTCTACTTTTTCTACACCTGACGCCCGTTTTGACCATGTACATATAGATATTGTTGGACCTCTCCCTCCATCAAATGGTTTTTCTTATTTACTCACTTTTATCGATCGTTTTACTCGATGACCCGAAGCCGTACCTATTCCGGATATCACAGCCGATACTGTCGCACACGCATTTGTCAATCGATGGATCGCTTCATTCGGAATACCTTCAACCATTACAACAGATCGAGGAAGACAATTTGAATCTGCATTATTTCATTCACTCGCCAACTTACTAGGAACTAAGCACATTCATACAACTGCCTACCATCCTATTGCGAACGGACTTGTAGAACGTTTTCATCGACATTTGAAGGGTTCTCTCAAAGCACATAATGATCACACTAAATGGACAGAACATTTACCTATAGTACTTTTAGGCATTCGTACAGCCCTTAAGGCTGATCTAGGTCATAGTGCAGCTGAACTTGTTTATGGCACTACTTTAAGATTACCTGGACAATTCTTTAATTCAAACTCTGAACATTGTGATTATTCTAATTATATTGATAGATTGCGTGATAATATGAGTAAACTACGTCCCACACCTACCCGCACCAACTCTAACCGTAAATCCTATATCaatcaagaaatatttaattgtacccATGTTTTTGTGCGAAGGGACTCTGTTCGAAAACCCTTACAACGTCCATATGATGGTCCATTTAAGGTATTAAGTCGAACAGACAAACACTTTGTTCTCGATCTAAATGGTCGACAGGACACAGTCAGTATTGATCGCTTAAAGGTAGCTCATTTGGATACTGATATATTTAAAAGCCAAGAGCAAACCCTCACTCCCAAGCTACAAGCATCACCCCTAGTCAAACCAACCAACCCGTCACCCATTTTGGCAACCCCTCCCCGTACTACTCGTTCTGGTAGACATGTTCATTTCCCTCAACGTTTTGTCTCGTTCTATCATTAATTCTTTCACTGGAAGGGGGCTCCTGTAGCAGACCTACCACATAGCTattaaacaattcaacatttacttttaatttgattatttgtacatcctctatatatctctttatttaacctcacattgacaggttaccttcctgttaccttcacttttctagctaatggaatttaagaatgttaatgactctaacagaaaaccacattaattctcttaatcctaattggtcagatgagatGGGCCAAGCCCAATATTACCATGCACTGACCACATTATTAACACATTCTTTTCTCAACCAGCATCTTAGCTACACCGTTTATTGCTCTGTCTTatcaaatactgtatacatttagtagttgttttgttttaccgttgcgccgacaattactaaaaggtgattttcgaaataacttgttaacataaaaacagcaaagtgctaagaatagcttgaaatcgcatttggagacattttagaccattttgtgattttcgaaaaaactcgttaacataaaaacaccaaagtgcttagaattacttcaaatcgcatttggagacgttttagaccattttgtgattttctaaaaaagttgttaacataaaaacaccaaagtgcttagaataccttaaaatcgcatttggagacgttttagaccatcttgtgattttaacataaaaacatcaaagtgcttagaatagcttcaaatcgcatttggagatgttttagaccattttgtgattttcgaaaaaaacttgttaacataaaacatcaaagtgcttaaaatcacattaaaaaccgttttagaccattctgagcatttcgctaaaacttttcacacaaaaacatcaaagagcacaaaatagcttaatatcgtatttaaaaacgtttttgaccattttgagcatttcgaaaacaaattttcacacaaaacagcaaagtgtacagaatagcttcaaatcgcatttggagacgttttagaccattttgtgattttcgaaaaaacttgttaacataaaaacaccaaagtgctaggaatagcttcaaatcgcatttggagacattttagaccattttgtgattttcgaaaaaacttgttaacataaaaacaccaaagtgcttagaatagcttcaaatcgcatttggagacgttttataaaattttgtaattttctaaaaaacttgttaacataaaaacaccaaagtgcttaaaaaagcttcaaatcgcatttggagacgtttagaccattttgtgattttcaaaaaaacttgttaacataaaaacatcaaagtgtacagaatagcttcaaatcgcatttggagacgttttagaccattttgtgattttcaaaaaaacctgttaacataaaaacacaaaagtgcttagaatagcttcaaatcgcatttggagacgttttagaccattttgtgattttcgaaaaaacttgttaacataaaaacacaaaagtgcttagaatagcttcaaatcgcatttggagacgttttagaccattttgtgattttcgaaaaaaattgttaacataaaaacacaaaattgcttagaatatcttcaaatcgcatttggagacgttttagaccattttgtgattttcgaaaaaacttgttaacataaaaacaccaaagtgcttataatagcttaaaatcgcatttggagacgttttagaccattaggtgattttcgaaataacttgttaacataaaaacaccaaagtgctaagaatagcttgaaatcgcatttggagacattttagaccattttgtgattttcgaaaaaactcgttaacataaaaacaacaaagtgcttagaattgcttcaaatcgcatttggagacgttttagaccattttgtgattttctaaaaaagttgttaacataaaaacatcaaagtgcttaaaatcacattagaaaccgttttagaccattttgtgattttcgaaaaaacttgttaacataaaaacaccaatgtactaagaatagcttgaaatcgcatttggagacattttagactattttgtgattttcgaaaaaactcgttaacataaaaacatcaaagtgcttagaattgcttcaaatcgtatttggagacgttttagaccattttgtgattttctaaaaaagttgttaacataaaaacatcaaagtgcttaaaatcacattagaaaccgttttataccattttgagcatttcgataaaacttatcacacaaaaacatcaaagagcacaaaatagcttaatatcgtatttaaaaacgtttttgaccattttgagcatttcgacaaaaattattcaaacaaaacagcaaagtatacagaatagctttaaatcgcatttgctgacgttttagacaattttgtgattttcgaaaaaacttgttaacataaaaacaccaaagtgctaagaatagcttcaaatcgcatttggagacattttagaccattttgtgattttcgaaaaaactttttaacataaaaacaccaaagtacgtgcttagaatagcttcaaatcgcatttggagacgttttagaccattttgtgattttcgaaaaaacttgttaacataaaaacaccaaagtgcttataaaagcttcaaatcgcatttggagacattttagaccattttgtgattttcgaaaaaacttgttaacataaaaacaccaaagtgctaggaatagcttcaaatcgcatttggagacattttagaccattttgtgactttcgaaaaaactcgttaacataaaaacatcaaagtgctaagaatagcttgaaatcgcatttgtagacattttagaccattttgtgactttcgaaaaaactcgttaacataaaaacatcaaagtgcttaaaatcacattagaaaccgttttagaccattttgagcatttcgttaaaacttttcacacaaaaacaccaaagagcacaaaaaaacttaatatcgtatttaaaaacgtttttgaccattttgagcatttcgacaaaaattattcacacaaaacagcaaagtgtacagaatagcttcgaatcgcatttggagacattttagacccttttgtgattttcgaaaaaacttggttacacaaaaacaccaaagtgcttaaaatagcttcaaatcgcatttggagacgttttagaccattttgtgattttcgaaaaaacttgttaacataaaaacacaaaagtggttagaatagcttcaaatcgcatttggagacattttagacccttttgtgattttcgaaaaaacttggttacacaaaaacaccaaagtgcttaaaatagcttcaaatcgcatttggagacgtattagaccattttgtgattttcgaaaaaacttgttaacataaaaacaccaaagtgcttagaataccttaaaatcgcatttggagacgttttagaccatcttgtgattttaacataaaaacatcaaagtgcttagaatagcttcaaatcgcatttggagacgttttagaccattttgtgattttcgaaaaaaacttgttaacataaaacatcaaagtgcttaaaatcacattaaaaaccgttttagaccattctgagcatttcgctaaaacttttcacacaaaaacatcaaagagcacaaaatagcttaatatcgtatttaaaaacgtttttgaccattttgagcatttcgaaaaaaaattttcacacaaaacagcaaagtgtacagaatagcttcaaatcgcatttggagacgttttagaccattttgtgattttcgaaaaaacttgttaaaataaaaacaccaaagtgctaggaatagcttcaaatcgcatttggagacattttagacctttttgtgattttcgaaaaaacttgttaacataaaaacaccaaagtgcttagaatagcttcaaatcgcatttggagacgttttataaaatgttgtgattttctaaaaaacttgttaacataaaaacaccaaagtgcttaaaaaagcttcaaatcgcatttggagacgtttagaccattttgtgattttcgaaaaaacttgttaacataaaaacatcaaagtgtacagaatagcttcaaatcacatttggagacgttttagaccattttgtgattttcaaaaaaacctgttaacataaaaacacaaaagtgcttagaatagcttcaaatcgcatttggagacgttttagaccattttgtgattttcgaaaaaacttgttaacataaaaacacaaaagtgcttagaatagcttcaaatcgcatttgtagacgttttagaccattttgtgattttcgaaaaaaattgttaacataaaaacaccaaattgcttagaatatcttcaaatcgcatttggagacgttttagaccattttgtgattttcgaaaaaacttgttaacataaaaacaccaaagtgctaagaatagcttgaattcgcatttggagacattttagaccattttttattttcgaaaaaactcgttaacataaaaacatcaaagtgtacagaatagcttcaaatcgcatttggagacgtNNNNNNNNNNNNNNNNNNNNNNNNNNNNNNNNNNNNNNNNNNNNNNNNNNNNNNNNNNNNNNNNNNNNNNNNNNNNNNNNNNNNNNNNNNNNNNNNNNNNtttagaccattttgtgattttcaaaaaacctgttaacataaaaacacaaaagtgcttagaatagcttgaaatcgcatttggagacattttagaccattttgtgattttcgaaaaaactcgttaacataaaaacatcaaagtgcttaaaatcacactagaaaccgttttagaccatttcgagcacttcgataaaacttttcacacaaaaacatcaaagagcacaaaatagcttaatatggtatttaaaaacgtttttgaccattttgagcatttcgacaaaaattattcacacaaaacagcaaagtgtacagaataacttcaaatcgcatttggagacgttttagaccattttgttattttcgaaaaaacttgttaacataaaaacaccaaagtgcttagaatagcttcaaatcgcatttggagccattttagaccattttgtgattttcgaaaaaacttgtaaaaataaaaacaccaaagtgcttagaaaagcttcaaatcgcatttggagacattttagaccattttgtgattttctaaaaaagttgtcaacataaaaacatcaaagtgcttaaaatcgcatttggagacgttttagagcattttgtgattttcgaaaaaacttgttaacataaaaacacaaaagtgcttagaatagcttcaaatcgcatttggagacgttttagaccattttgtgattttcgaaaaaaacttgttaacataaaacatcaaagtgcttaaaatcacattaaacaccgttttagaccattctgagcatttcgctaaaacttttcacacaaaaacatcaaagagcacaaaatagcttaatatcgtatttaaaaacgtttttgaccattttgagcatttcgaaaaaaaattttcacacaaaacagcaaagtgtacagaatagcttcaaatcgcatttgg contains:
- the LOC140048648 gene encoding uncharacterized protein, which produces MEGQQQQRQLPQPPAQPQHQEQPVVPAPDAATVNRPISSVALKLPPYWPNDPILWFTQVEAQFTTRGITVDATKYAYLVGSLQPEIAQEVRDLLLNPPTDNRYVNLKDTLIRRTTDSDQQRLRQLLTAEELGDRKPSQLYRRMLQLLGDRPLESSIMKQLFLSRLPTNVQLILASTKDELDLGSLTSLADKIIEVSVTATAPTSVSAVHTDNTPSLSATLENLQKQIQQLSTQVNSLQSDRRHNRYQSRSTSRHRNRSSGRHSSPAQPNSTNRSAQHSNNTPQLCWYHEKFGVNARKCNPPCSENSNADN